The Nitrospirales bacterium genome includes a window with the following:
- a CDS encoding FG-GAP-like repeat-containing protein: MGSGVRFFMRLGVLGFGIFGWCLPVFAQNLVYTPIASSPVGRTPQAMTAGDFNRDGFLDLATVNSTSDDVSILLSNGNGTFRSAVSFGVGKIPMAVATKDIDQDDILDLVVATSGTDQIVVLKGLGDGSFGSLKRYPSGKGTTFVLLHDIDENGSVDVITANSGRFGYYPPFNVSVLLNKGKGIFSEPTFYETEGRDGMFPTGVYAGDLTGDGLPDVAVTWSQPSWRTPNGLISLLVNQGKGKLSLEKEIDAGLTLSAITGMDLNGDGRGDLVTTSLFTDSVTVLLQDEEGEFVNRGPMKVGFSPVSVAVRDLDGDGQLDLIVTNRDSNSVSVLLNRGEATYQKAGHFSVGTTPSALVVEDFDLDELPDLATADSDSDAVSVLLSGEGDIPLASVSAELVEFEVNREHTDSPERSVLLSNIGLGPLEVLNVEVVGKNPEAFSLTKNQCTKATLKTGNSCAMHILFTPKEIGIHTAMIRVLDNSSGSPRVVMLKGTFKG, encoded by the coding sequence ATGGGTTCTGGTGTCAGATTTTTCATGAGATTAGGAGTCTTGGGGTTTGGGATATTCGGATGGTGTCTGCCAGTTTTTGCGCAAAACCTCGTATACACGCCGATCGCCAGTTCGCCTGTAGGGCGAACACCACAAGCGATGACGGCAGGGGATTTTAATCGTGACGGGTTTCTCGATCTTGCGACGGTTAATAGCACATCGGATGATGTCTCGATTTTGCTGAGTAATGGAAACGGAACGTTTCGGTCTGCCGTGTCATTTGGCGTCGGAAAAATTCCGATGGCCGTGGCAACCAAGGACATCGATCAGGATGATATTTTGGATTTGGTCGTGGCGACGAGTGGAACGGATCAAATCGTGGTCCTCAAAGGGCTGGGTGACGGGTCGTTTGGTTCGTTGAAGCGCTATCCCTCTGGTAAGGGCACCACGTTTGTCCTGTTACACGATATTGATGAAAACGGGAGTGTCGATGTCATTACGGCTAATAGCGGGCGGTTTGGCTATTATCCTCCGTTCAATGTCTCGGTCCTGTTAAACAAGGGCAAGGGAATTTTTAGTGAGCCGACCTTCTACGAGACCGAGGGACGCGACGGTATGTTTCCGACGGGTGTATACGCCGGGGATCTGACGGGTGACGGGCTTCCCGATGTCGCCGTGACTTGGAGTCAGCCGAGTTGGCGCACGCCAAACGGGTTGATTTCATTGTTGGTCAACCAGGGAAAGGGAAAACTCTCACTCGAAAAGGAAATCGATGCAGGATTGACATTGAGTGCGATTACGGGAATGGATTTGAATGGGGATGGGAGAGGGGATCTCGTGACGACGAGTCTCTTCACTGATAGCGTGACTGTCCTCCTGCAGGATGAGGAGGGAGAATTCGTGAATAGGGGGCCGATGAAGGTCGGGTTCAGCCCGGTCTCCGTCGCCGTTCGTGACCTTGACGGAGACGGACAATTGGATCTCATCGTTACCAATCGTGATTCGAATAGTGTCTCGGTTCTTCTCAACCGGGGAGAAGCCACGTACCAGAAGGCGGGCCATTTTAGTGTGGGAACGACGCCATCGGCGTTGGTCGTAGAAGATTTCGATCTTGACGAATTGCCGGACTTGGCCACGGCTGACAGTGATTCGGATGCGGTTTCTGTTTTGTTAAGTGGAGAGGGAGATATTCCCCTCGCGAGCGTCAGCGCGGAGTTGGTCGAATTTGAAGTAAACCGGGAACATACTGATTCACCTGAGCGGTCGGTTCTTCTCTCCAACATCGGACTTGGTCCGCTTGAAGTCTTGAATGTCGAGGTCGTCGGAAAAAACCCAGAAGCCTTTTCGTTGACGAAGAATCAGTGTACGAAAGCGACGCTCAAGACCGGGAATTCTTGCGCGATGCACATCCTGTTTACTCCGAAAGAAATCGGTATTCATACGGCGATGATACGTGTCTTGGACAATAGCAGTGGGAGCCCTAGAGTTGTGATGCTAAAAGGCACGTTCAAGGGTTGA
- a CDS encoding zinc ribbon domain-containing protein gives MPIFSYICQECSHHFDQIVQGSTIPQCPQCQATTLEKQLSAFAVGGNDEGTVMGGGPGACGSCGDPRGPGACSLN, from the coding sequence ATGCCAATTTTTTCGTACATCTGCCAGGAATGTTCCCATCATTTTGATCAGATTGTCCAGGGATCAACGATCCCTCAATGCCCTCAGTGCCAGGCTACAACCCTGGAGAAACAATTGTCAGCCTTTGCGGTTGGCGGGAATGACGAAGGAACCGTCATGGGGGGCGGACCCGGCGCCTGTGGTTCTTGCGGTGACCCGCGAGGTCCCGGAGCTTGCTCGCTGAACTAA